The segment GGGCTGTTGATGCTGGATGCCGATGATGAGGACCTGGCCTTGCGGTGGGCGGCAGTGAACCGGCGTCCTATGGAGCGGGTCGGGCCGACCTTTATCTATGACCGAGAGCCCGGCCTTGGTGAGGGGTTCGAGAAGGGTTTGTGGATGCCAGAGGTGGCGAATATCAGAAATCCGAGGCTGGGGCAGGCACTGTTGATGGACCTGAATTCAAGACCCAATGTGACTGTGCGGGAGCACAGCCCGGTAGTGCGTATTCATTCCAGCGGCGAACACATCGAGAACGTGGTAGTGCAGAACGAAGGGGCGGCGCGGCGTTACCAGGCCGATCGAGTTATCCTGTGTGCCGGAGCCTGGACCGGTATTTTGGCTGAACAGTTAGACTTGAAACTGCCGGTCGAACCGGTGAAAGGGCAAATGTTACTTTACCGACCGGCCTCGCTGCCGGTGAAGAGCATCGTGCTGACCGCCGGTCGCTATGTGATTCCCCGTCGTGATGGCCATCTGCTGGTGGGCAGTACTCTGGAGTATGAGGGCTTTGACAAGCGCGTTACCCCCGAAGCACGCACGAGTCTGCAGCAATCCGCTGAGCGACTGGTGCCCTGCTTGCGTGGCAGCGAGCCTGTTACGCAATGGGCCGGGCTGCGGCCGGCGGCGTCCGAGGGTGTCCCGTACATCGGTAAGCTGCCCGGTTATGACAATTTGTTTGTCAATGCCGGTCAATTTCGGAATGGTCTGGTGCTGGCTCCTGCGTCCGCCAGGTTACTGGCAGATATTCTGCTGGGCCGCGAGACCATTGTTGATCCGGTTCCCTACAGCCCCAGGGAGGGTCGCCTGTCAGCTGGAAAGTGAAAGTGAGCAGCGCCAGCCGCGAGTGGAAAGCTCCCGTTGCGAGGATAAAGAACATCTCAGCTTCATCGGGAATCCACGGACGATTAATTTTCGCCCGCAGCCTTCCGTCGACCCGGTCTGAGTCCTTGTAAGTGGCTTACCAGGCAGAGAGCTGGGCTACTCGAGGCCGAGTTTCTTCAGCCGGTAGCGCAGGGAGCGGAACGACATGCCCAGTTTTTTCGCTGCTTTAGTCTTGTTCCACCGGGTCTCTTCGAGGGCCTTTTCAATTGCTTTGATCTCGATGTCTTCCAGGTGCTTTTCCAGTGAATAGTCGTCTGCCAGCGAGGGTGGTGCGCTCGCCCAGTTTTCAGCAGCTGCTGACTGTGTTTCGGTTGTAGCGGGCGAAGGGGCTGGACTGGCGTCCTGCCCCGGAGGCTTGGGAGCGCTCAACAGCTCCAGGTCGTCTGCGGTAATGGTATGGCCGTCACACAAGGCCACGGCACGCTGGAGAATGTTCTCCAGTTCCCTGACATTGCCTGGGAAATCATATTGTAAAAGCTTCTCCAATGCGTCAGAGCCCAGACTGCAGACCGATTGCTGGTTCTCACCCGCTATTTTTCTCAGAATCAGCTGGCAAAGCGCCGGAATATCCTGCTTGCGATCGCGCAATGGCGGCACGGACAGTTCTATCACATTGATTCGATAAAACAGGTCCTGGCGAAAACTGCCTGCTTCAACTTCCCGGGCCAGGTCTTTATGGGTGGCGCTGAGAATTCGAACGTTCAAAGGAACTTCTTTTTGCGAACCCACTGACCGGAACGCTTTTTCCTGAAGAACCCGCAACAGCTTAACCTGGGTGTGGAGGGGCAGGTCGGCTACCTCATCCAGAAACAGAGTGCCGCCCTGAGCGGCCTGGAACAGGCCTTCCTTGTCTGAGTCGGCACCGGTAAAACTTCCCTTCAGGTGACCGAACAGTTCACTCTCCATCAGCTCGTCCGGGATCGCGCCGCAGTTAACGGCAATGAAGGGCCCGTCGCGCCGTGAACTCTGCCGATGGATGGCCCTCGCGGCCAGCTCCTTGCCGCTGCCGGATTCGCCGCTGATGAATACTGGCGCCTGGCTGCGCGCCAGCTTGTCAATCTGTGTATTAAGCGTCCTGATCCTGGGGCTGTCGCCAATGATATTTGACGATTCCTGGTTGGAAACCGCCGCTGTCATGGCTACGCTTTCCGCGCGCGTGGGTGCCGACAGTTGCATCGCCGAGTCCACCAGGTAACGAAGCTTCTGCAGATCGACCGGCTTGGAAACGAAATCAAAGGCGCCATTTTTCATCGCGCGAATCGCTGTTTCTGTGCTGCCATGGGCCGTAATTACCGCTACCGGCATTTGGTTGTAGCGCTGTTGAATCAGCTCTACCAGTTCCAGTCCGTCGCCGTCTGGCAGGCGCATGTCGGTGAGGCACAGATCGAAGTGTTCCGATTCCAGTTTTTCTCTGGCGGATCGTACATCTGCGGCACTCTCGGTAGCCAGGGACATGCGCCCCAGGGTGATTTCCAGCAGCTCCCGGATGTCCGGTTCGTCGTCTACGATCAGTACCTTGCCTTGCATGTTATCTATCTGCTGTGTTCCATAATCGGATTCAGGTTAGTATTCTTGTCAGGTCATATTTGTAGTCCGGTGTGCAGCGCTTTCCACGCTCCATACTCCACACTACATAGCCCACCCACCTCATTCAATCTTAAAACTGGTCAGTCAGTTCCTTTTCTGGATGCTGGTTCGGAATTCTGGCCGAGCGAACTGCTGAAGTTAACGGTGAAGCAGCTTGTCCCGTGATCGGTGATGCTGTAGTCAAGTGTAGCCTGGTTAGCTTCGCACAGTTCCTTCGATATATAAAGTCCCAGGCCAGTGCCGCTGGACTCGGTAGTGTGAAAGGGCTCAAACAATCTGGATTCCGCCTCCTCATCCAGCCCTGGCCCCTGATCGATAACACTGATAAAGGGCTGGCTACGACCACCGGCATCTGCTTTGCGGCCCGCAATGACCTTCAGTGTTGCATGGCCGGTCGCTTTTTTACTGTAGCGAAGTCCATTGTCAAACAGGTTGGTAAACACACGTTCCAATTGGCTGGTGATGAGGCGTATTACGATTTCATCGCCACTGAACTCAAATTCAATGGTTTCGCAATCCCGGTTGGAATCACGGTATTGCTTAACAAATTCATTCAGCCAGTCTCTCAGGCTGACCAGAGTCGGTGCGATATCCCTGTGTCGGGAGGCGTCAAGCACTTCCTCGATGATGCGGTTGATGCGGTCGCTCTGTTTTAGGATGATTTCCAGCAGTCTCTTTTCTTCGTCAGAGAGTTGCTCGGATTCCTGCAGGATCTGTGCGGCATGACTGATTGCACCCAGGGGGTTTCTTATCTCATGGGCAATATTGGCAGTCAACCGTCCCAGTGAGGCCAGCTTCGTCTGTCGCATGCGCTGCATGATGCGCGACTGATCTTCGACAAAAACCAGAATGTCTGAATCAGCTTCCGGTGTCAGGTAGGCAAAATTTGTCTGCAGGCTGACATTCGGTCCGGGTACCTTGAGCAGGTTGCCCTGGCGCAGGGGATTGCCTCGCCAGGTTTCGATCTGGTCTTTCAGTTGTGCGGGGAGTGTCTGGCGGGTTTTCCCATCAATCTGTTCGGTGATAAGAACCGGACCCAGCAGACTCTTTGCTGCCATATTAAGTGTAATGATGGTGTTCTCGGAATTCACAACGACGATGCCTGTGCGCATGCGTTGAATAATTTCGTTATTGAGCTTTTCCAGGTCGACGATGCTGGTGGCCTGCTCTTCGGCCAGTCGCGCCGCTTCCAGGGCCCGGCTGCTGACAGTCTGAATGTACAGCGACGTGGCAAACAGGATTATCCCCAGAATTCCGGCCTGCATGAATTGCCCGGAGAAGTCACTCAAACTGAGAGTCAGGTACACCTCGCAGAACATTACAGCCAGTGTTGCAACGGCCGCGATGAAGGTGCCAATTCTGCCGCGGATCAACATACTGGCAAAGGCGACGTTGACGATCAACAGTAAAGAAAGTCCACTGAGCAAGCCGCGGCTTAAGTAGGTCAGGAAGGCAAGCACCAGTACGTCTACAAGCAGAATTGCCGTCTGAAAGCGCTGATTCTGGTTAAGCCTGGGGCGCAGAGTCACGCCGATAAGCGTTAAGGTCCCGAACAATGTGCAGGCACTGGCGAAAATGACGAAAAGCCGGGGGTTCAGGCTGCCCAGACCCGGCGAACCGGAATTGCTCAAATAGGTCAGTAAGAGTACCAGGGGCAGGACGATTCGATAGGCGTTGTAAACCATCGATACGTTTCTGATCTGTCGTGTGTAGTGGTCGCCGACTGCTTTCATCATGTTGTTTCAGTAACTGAACTCGCTACTGCTCACCGTCCATATAACCTATAATTGACGCGATCTCTGAGCACCCCGTTGTAGCCCGTGGAGTAGCTGTACTGCGTTTGCTCAGGAAAGCCGAAGGAAACCTGCGATGAAGCCCTGCAGTCCGAAGCAGTGTTTCATTAGAAATTCCATAGTACCGTTATCGTTCGATTGGAAGTCTTTTGTAATCCGGGAAGAGTCTTTATGTCGCAACAGCTCAGGATAGTCATGGCCCAGGTGAACCTGGTAGTCGGCGCAATTCGGGCCAATACCGATCGGGTACTGGATATCGCCCGGGAGGCCCGTGACAGATATCAGGCAGACATGGTGGCGTTTCCGGAACTGACGTTAACCAGTTACCCCCCTGAAGACCTGTTGTTGCGCCCCAGTATCAAGGGGCGCGTTGAGAAAGCCCTGGCCCGGCTTGTTGCCGCGCAACTGGATATCTACCTGGTGGTGGGATATCCCCATAAAGTGGAAGATAAACTCTACAATGCCCTGTCAGTGATCAGGGGTGGGGAGATCCTGGCGACCTACTACAAGCAGCATCTGCCCAACTATCAGGTGTTTGACGAGCGGCGCTATTTCGACGCGGGGGAAAGCCCGTGCATCCTGGACATAAAAGGTATCCCAACAGCATTCACTATTTGCGAAGACCTGTGGCGGGATGGTCCGACTCAGCAGGCGCGAGAAGCCGGCGCCCGGTTAATGGTCAATATCAACGCTTCTCCATACCACCTCAATAAGGTGAGGGAACGCCGGCAGTTGCTCAGGCAGCGTACGGCCATCGGGCAGATGCCGATAGTCTATGTCAACCTTGCTGGCGGGCAGGACGAACTGGTCTTCGATGGTACCTCTATGGTGGTGGACTCCGATGGTGAATGCAGCGTGCAGGCACCCAGCTTCTGCGAGGCTCTGGTTCCCGTCGATATCCAGCTGACCGGTGATCGACAGCACCCGCTTCGAGTACCGGAACAGCAGATCGCCCTGCCCACAGAGCTGGAAGAAGATGTTTATCAGGCTCTGGTGCTCGGTGTCAGGGATTATGTGGATAAGAACGGGTTCAAGGGGGTGGTGATCGGTCTGTCCGGCGGGATCGACTCTGCCGTTACTCTGGCTGTGGCCGTAGATGCTCTGGGTAAAGATCGGGTGCGCGCCGTGATGATGCCATTTGAGTACACAGCGCAGGTAAGTCTGGATGCCGCACGTCAGCAGGCGGCTGTGCTGGGTGTACATTATTCAGTCATTCCGATCGGCGCTGCCTATAAGGCCTTTACTGAATCCCTGCGGGAAGAGTTTACGGGTCTCCCCACAGATGTGGCCGAACAGAATATTCAGGCCCGATGTCGTGGCGTGCTGCTGATGGCAATTTCAAACAAAAAGGGACTCCTGGTTCTTACTACTGGCAACAAGAGTGAAATCGCGGTTGGTTATTCCACTCTTTATGGGGATATGGCCGGTGGTTTCGATGTTTTGAAGGACGTGTCCAAGACCATGGTTTATCGGTTGGCGCGCTACAGGAATGAGCGCTACGGTGCGCAGCCTGAACAGATTATTCCCCAGGTCGTTATCGATCGACCCCCTTCTGCGGAGCTGGCGCCCGATCAGGTCGATGAGGATAATCTGCCGCCTTACGACATTCTCGACCAGATTCTGGAGCTGTACGTGGAAGAAGATTTGAGCGCCGCAGCAATAACGGCCCGTGGGTTCGATGCGGCGATGGTGACGAAAGTGCTGCGACTGGTTGATCTGAACGAATACAAGCGCCGCCAAAGTCCCGTTGGTGTGCGGCTGACCAAGCGGGGATTCGGGCGTGATCGTCGCTACCCGATCACCAATGGCTGGGAAATTGGTGACTGATCGATCAGGCGCATACCGGTTTAACGGCGCGGCGGGCGCTGCGCGCCAGGCGCCGGTCTGCCTGGAATAGCCCGTTGCTGTATCGTCCCGGGGCCGGGTCTGATTCCCTGATCACTTCCCCTGTCAGGTCTCAACTCCGGTCTGGCCTGCGGATCTCCCAGGTTGCGATCCCGAATCGCCCGCAGCCGCTCAGCGCGCTGTTCCTGCCTTTGCTGACGCTGCTGGGCCTGGGCTTCGAACTGCTCCCGCAGGCGGACACGCTCCTCCTCAGGCAGGCTTCGAAACTGGCGCTGTGCTCTGCGCAACTGCTGCTGCCGGTCTCGCTCCAGCTGGTTGAAGCGTTGAAACCGCTGATTGATTTCCTGCCGTTGTTGCGGGGTCAGGTTCTGAAGGCGGCGTTGAACTGTCTGGGCGGATTGTCTTTCTTCCGGTTCCATCTGCAGCCAGCGTGAAGCGCCGCGGCGCAATCTTTCCTGCCGCTCGATACTCAGTTCGTCCCATTGTTCTTCCAGTTGCTGAAGAACCCGCTGCTCCTCGTCCGAGAGCTCCGACCAGGCAAGCTTTTCCTGGGCGAAACCAATCAGGCTTGTGCTTAATAACAGGCCGCCGAGGAAAGTTTTGAATAAGGAACCAGTCTTAGTCATTTGATCAATCTTTATTCGCTTCGGGTGGTTTTGCCGGTGTTGACTCAGTTTGCGCATCGATTAATTCTGCCAGTCCGCCGGAGCTGGACCTGGCGGAGTCCAGGAATTCCCGGAATTCGGGCTGCATAAGTTCTGCCGGGCTGATCCATTCACCGCTGTTCGTTTCAAAGCTGCCCAGAAACTCCAGGAATTCAAGGTCAGGCTCCTGTGCACTGTCTGCTGGCACCCCGCTGGTTGCCCCCAGTGCCAGCGGGGCATAGCTGAGCAACAATATTCTGAACGCCGCCAGGGCATTAATTGGACAATCCATTGTCTGCCAGCCATAAGTAGAAATCCAGATTGTCATACAGTTCGATTTCGTCACTGGATGCGAACAGCAGTATGTCCGCGTCTGCCACTTCAGAACCGGTTCGGTCCGGCATGCGATAAAAAAGAGTAACCGCTGCCGCGAGGACGCAGACTGTCGCCAGTGTACCGGCCGGTACCGCCAGGCGAACCGGCGATAAGAAATCGAGAAAACTGAACCAGCGTTTCTCGGGCATTGGGCGGCGGGGTTTCCTGGCCGCTGTACCAAGCTGCGACAGGGCTGCTTTTCTCGATTGCTCCAGCCTGAACAGAATTTCCGGTTCCAGTTCTGAGACGCTGTCATCGAGACTTACCCGCACAGCGGTCAGAAAGTTCTCTTCGCCATCATTGACACTTTCTCGCATCGGTTCTCTGGCCAAGGCCCTGGCGCGAATTTCGTCCAGCCTTTCAAGAGTAGGGCCATCCAGATTGTCCACGCTCCTGTCGAGCTGGCGGCGGATGCTGCCCAGCATTTTGTCCTGCTCGTGTGCAGTCATGGCCAGAATTCCCCCAATTGATCACGCAGGCTGTGTACAGCCCGGGAGTAATGGGTTTTCACGCTGCCCTCGGCACAGGACATGGCCTGTGCGGTCTGCTTGACATCCAGGCCTTCCCAGGCTCTTAACAGTAAAGCCTGTTGCTGCCGCAGCGGCAGGTTGGTGAGTGCTGTCTGCAATATTTCCATGCTTGTATCGGTTTGCAAAAGTTCCTCGGGAGTCCGCCCGTGGGGGTCTGCGCTGGATTGAATCGGGTCTTCCTCCTGGTCGTCCCCGCCATTGGTCAAGAAACCCAGGTGGCGGCGTCGCACCGTGTTGCGGCGATACCAGTCGTTGATTTTACTTTGCAGGATGCGATAAAAAAGCGGCTGCCATTCGCTGGCTGGTCGCTCCGTGTATTTTTCCACCAGCTTGAACATGGCGTCCTGCACCAGATCCAACGCGTCTTCTTTGTTACCGGTGGCCAGTTGCGCCATGCGAAATGCACGGCCCTGGATGTCAGTCAGAAAACTGTCCAACTGTGTCGTCTTGTCCAGAACGGGCTCCCGATATAAGCGTTGACTTTCCACGTTTGCTTTTCCTCTGGCACCTTTTTACCAGGCGCCCTGTCCGCAGCCCTGTATCGGAATCGTTCCCGCGCCAATGTCCCTGAAGAGTTTAACGCGCAGGTTGGGGAACGGTTGACAGCTGTTTTCTGGCATCAACAGGGCCGTGTCTGTAGCGGAATGGCAGTGGGGCGTGAGTATGGCCAGTGCGGCCGTATCTAAGGAACCTCTGATTAATCAGGTTCCCTAATCGAATATCCCGAAGGTAATGATGCTCAGCCAGGAACGGCCTCGTTGCTCTTGAGTCGGGTCGTCCTGAGCGTTGATGATCTCCTGGCTTCCCGACGTTCTGGGGCGAGCGACTGGTGCCAGTCGGGGCTCGCTGCTGTTGTCACCCAGCAATCCGAAGGTCGCTGTGTAGAGCAGAGACGGGTCGGTGACTTCCGAGCGGATGAGGAACTCCCCATTGTCGTCAAGGGAGGCGTGCTGAGGGTAGTTTTCCCGCAGGACAGTCAGAGAGGAATCGGCCAGGTCGTTCAGCCCCAAGCGCAGGTAGCATTCCACCATGATAGACAATCCCTCAGAAACTGCGGGAGTGCCCTGAAAATTCTCCACCACGTAGCTGGCTCGATTCAAGGCGGCCACGTAGGCCCGCCGTGAGAGATAATAGTTTGCCACGTGGATTTCATACTGGCCGAGGCTGTTGCGCAGATAGACCATGCGGGCTCGTGCATCGGCCGCATAGGGGCTGTCCGGGTAGAGTGCCAGCAGCTGTGAAAATTCGGCGAACGATTCCCGCGCCTTGCCCGGATCCCGCTTGGAGGGGTCGGTGGGAAGGAATCGGTCCAGGAAGCTGTTGTCGGCCGTAAATGACGACAGCCCCTTCATATAGTAGGCATAGTCGATATTGGGGTCTTCCGGATTAAGGCGGATAAATCGGTCGGCGGCGGCGATGGCAGCCTCGAGATCGCCATTACGGTAGTAAGCATAAACGAGTTCGATCTGAGCCTGAGTGGCAAAGCGCCCGAACGGAAAGCGGGCTTCAAGGGCCTGGTAGGTGGCGATCGCTGCCCGGAAATTCTGCGCGTTGAGCTGTTGCGAGGCGAGCTGATAAAACTGCTCTTCCGTGCTCAGGGCTGCAAATTCATCCTCTTCGTCATCGCCAAAGAGGCCGCAGCCAGAGAGAAGCAGGGCGCAGGTCAGTAAAACTGCGAGTCGAGACTGAAACTGGTACAAAACGTTTCCTTTCACTTTTCCTTTGCGTTATATCGCCTTACGTCGGTTGCTTACTTTTGCGGGGACTCACGGGCGCCTATTTAAACACAGGCCATCCGCGAAGCCTATAGCATCGTGCCCCGGCGTCCCGTATACAGTATCATGGCGCCCCATGAGCACTCATATAGCATTGCAGGCCGAGGTCACTGACGAACTTTCCGGCAAACGGTTAGACCAGGTAGCGGCCAAATTGTTTCCGGAATTTTCCCGTGCCCGCCTGCAAAACTGGATTAGGGCCGGCAGTCTGCTGGTAAATGGAGAGATCCGGCGTAGCCGGGACAAAGTCTTCGAAGAGGACCTGCTAAGCGTTGACGCCGAACTCAGTGCGGAAGAAGAGTGGTCCGCTGAGCCGATGACGCTGGATATCGTTTACGAGGATGGCAGCTTGCTGGTGCTCAATAAGGCGGCAGGAGCGGTTGTTCACCCTGCAGCGGGTCACAGGGCCGGAACCCTGCTGAACGGTCTGTTGCATCACTGCCCACAGCTGGAATCGGTGCCTCGCGCTGGAATCGTGCACCGGCTCGACAAAGATACCACCGGGCTGCTGGTGGTAGCCAAAACCCTGCAGGCTCACACGTCACTGGTGAAGCAGTTACAGACCAGAACCATGAGCCGTGAATACGAAGCAGTGGTCAATGGTGTGTTAACTGCTGGCGGCACCATTGATCTGCCGATCGGTCGGCATCCAGTGAATCGTAAAAGGCAGGCGGTGACTCACAGTGGCAAGGAAGCAATAACCCACTACACGGTAATCAGGCGCTTCCGGGCGCATACTCATGTCTGCGTGAAGCTGGAAACCGGGCGGACTCACCAGATTCGGGTGCATTTCGCTCATCTGCATTATCCCTTGATCGGCGATAAGCTCTATGGGGGGCGATTGCGGATTCCTGCCGGTTGCAGCGAGCAACTGGAGCAGATGTTGCGCCGCTTTGGTCGCCAGGCCCTGCACGCAAAACGGCTGGGATTGATTCATCCCGACAGCGGTGAGCCGGTCAGCTGGGAGACGGAGTTACCGGCGGACATGCGAAAGTTGCTGCAGGCGCTCGAACAGGATGTTTGATAGGGAGGGCACCAAGTCCACCTTCCTGG is part of the Gammaproteobacteria bacterium genome and harbors:
- a CDS encoding FAD-dependent oxidoreductase; this translates as MDFLIIGAGINGMLLARELAAENAQVLLLEMGECCREASWAGGGIVSPLYPWRYRQSVTALASWAQDFYPRLAEDLLVSTGIDPELCRTGLLMLDADDEDLALRWAAVNRRPMERVGPTFIYDREPGLGEGFEKGLWMPEVANIRNPRLGQALLMDLNSRPNVTVREHSPVVRIHSSGEHIENVVVQNEGAARRYQADRVILCAGAWTGILAEQLDLKLPVEPVKGQMLLYRPASLPVKSIVLTAGRYVIPRRDGHLLVGSTLEYEGFDKRVTPEARTSLQQSAERLVPCLRGSEPVTQWAGLRPAASEGVPYIGKLPGYDNLFVNAGQFRNGLVLAPASARLLADILLGRETIVDPVPYSPREGRLSAGK
- a CDS encoding sigma-54 dependent transcriptional regulator, producing the protein MQGKVLIVDDEPDIRELLEITLGRMSLATESAADVRSAREKLESEHFDLCLTDMRLPDGDGLELVELIQQRYNQMPVAVITAHGSTETAIRAMKNGAFDFVSKPVDLQKLRYLVDSAMQLSAPTRAESVAMTAAVSNQESSNIIGDSPRIRTLNTQIDKLARSQAPVFISGESGSGKELAARAIHRQSSRRDGPFIAVNCGAIPDELMESELFGHLKGSFTGADSDKEGLFQAAQGGTLFLDEVADLPLHTQVKLLRVLQEKAFRSVGSQKEVPLNVRILSATHKDLAREVEAGSFRQDLFYRINVIELSVPPLRDRKQDIPALCQLILRKIAGENQQSVCSLGSDALEKLLQYDFPGNVRELENILQRAVALCDGHTITADDLELLSAPKPPGQDASPAPSPATTETQSAAAENWASAPPSLADDYSLEKHLEDIEIKAIEKALEETRWNKTKAAKKLGMSFRSLRYRLKKLGLE
- a CDS encoding histidine kinase dimerization/phospho-acceptor domain-containing protein, producing the protein MMKAVGDHYTRQIRNVSMVYNAYRIVLPLVLLLTYLSNSGSPGLGSLNPRLFVIFASACTLFGTLTLIGVTLRPRLNQNQRFQTAILLVDVLVLAFLTYLSRGLLSGLSLLLIVNVAFASMLIRGRIGTFIAAVATLAVMFCEVYLTLSLSDFSGQFMQAGILGIILFATSLYIQTVSSRALEAARLAEEQATSIVDLEKLNNEIIQRMRTGIVVVNSENTIITLNMAAKSLLGPVLITEQIDGKTRQTLPAQLKDQIETWRGNPLRQGNLLKVPGPNVSLQTNFAYLTPEADSDILVFVEDQSRIMQRMRQTKLASLGRLTANIAHEIRNPLGAISHAAQILQESEQLSDEEKRLLEIILKQSDRINRIIEEVLDASRHRDIAPTLVSLRDWLNEFVKQYRDSNRDCETIEFEFSGDEIVIRLITSQLERVFTNLFDNGLRYSKKATGHATLKVIAGRKADAGGRSQPFISVIDQGPGLDEEAESRLFEPFHTTESSGTGLGLYISKELCEANQATLDYSITDHGTSCFTVNFSSSLGQNSEPASRKGTD
- a CDS encoding NAD+ synthase translates to MSQQLRIVMAQVNLVVGAIRANTDRVLDIAREARDRYQADMVAFPELTLTSYPPEDLLLRPSIKGRVEKALARLVAAQLDIYLVVGYPHKVEDKLYNALSVIRGGEILATYYKQHLPNYQVFDERRYFDAGESPCILDIKGIPTAFTICEDLWRDGPTQQAREAGARLMVNINASPYHLNKVRERRQLLRQRTAIGQMPIVYVNLAGGQDELVFDGTSMVVDSDGECSVQAPSFCEALVPVDIQLTGDRQHPLRVPEQQIALPTELEEDVYQALVLGVRDYVDKNGFKGVVIGLSGGIDSAVTLAVAVDALGKDRVRAVMMPFEYTAQVSLDAARQQAAVLGVHYSVIPIGAAYKAFTESLREEFTGLPTDVAEQNIQARCRGVLLMAISNKKGLLVLTTGNKSEIAVGYSTLYGDMAGGFDVLKDVSKTMVYRLARYRNERYGAQPEQIIPQVVIDRPPSAELAPDQVDEDNLPPYDILDQILELYVEEDLSAAAITARGFDAAMVTKVLRLVDLNEYKRRQSPVGVRLTKRGFGRDRRYPITNGWEIGD
- a CDS encoding DUF3106 domain-containing protein produces the protein MTKTGSLFKTFLGGLLLSTSLIGFAQEKLAWSELSDEEQRVLQQLEEQWDELSIERQERLRRGASRWLQMEPEERQSAQTVQRRLQNLTPQQRQEINQRFQRFNQLERDRQQQLRRAQRQFRSLPEEERVRLREQFEAQAQQRQQRQEQRAERLRAIRDRNLGDPQARPELRPDRGSDQGIRPGPGTIQQRAIPGRPAPGAQRPPRR
- a CDS encoding DUF3619 family protein, which gives rise to MTAHEQDKMLGSIRRQLDRSVDNLDGPTLERLDEIRARALAREPMRESVNDGEENFLTAVRVSLDDSVSELEPEILFRLEQSRKAALSQLGTAARKPRRPMPEKRWFSFLDFLSPVRLAVPAGTLATVCVLAAAVTLFYRMPDRTGSEVADADILLFASSDEIELYDNLDFYLWLADNGLSN
- a CDS encoding RNA polymerase sigma factor, whose amino-acid sequence is MESQRLYREPVLDKTTQLDSFLTDIQGRAFRMAQLATGNKEDALDLVQDAMFKLVEKYTERPASEWQPLFYRILQSKINDWYRRNTVRRRHLGFLTNGGDDQEEDPIQSSADPHGRTPEELLQTDTSMEILQTALTNLPLRQQQALLLRAWEGLDVKQTAQAMSCAEGSVKTHYSRAVHSLRDQLGEFWP
- a CDS encoding outer membrane protein assembly factor BamD, with product MKGNVLYQFQSRLAVLLTCALLLSGCGLFGDDEEDEFAALSTEEQFYQLASQQLNAQNFRAAIATYQALEARFPFGRFATQAQIELVYAYYRNGDLEAAIAAADRFIRLNPEDPNIDYAYYMKGLSSFTADNSFLDRFLPTDPSKRDPGKARESFAEFSQLLALYPDSPYAADARARMVYLRNSLGQYEIHVANYYLSRRAYVAALNRASYVVENFQGTPAVSEGLSIMVECYLRLGLNDLADSSLTVLRENYPQHASLDDNGEFLIRSEVTDPSLLYTATFGLLGDNSSEPRLAPVARPRTSGSQEIINAQDDPTQEQRGRSWLSIITFGIFD
- the rluD gene encoding 23S rRNA pseudouridine(1911/1915/1917) synthase RluD, whose protein sequence is MSTHIALQAEVTDELSGKRLDQVAAKLFPEFSRARLQNWIRAGSLLVNGEIRRSRDKVFEEDLLSVDAELSAEEEWSAEPMTLDIVYEDGSLLVLNKAAGAVVHPAAGHRAGTLLNGLLHHCPQLESVPRAGIVHRLDKDTTGLLVVAKTLQAHTSLVKQLQTRTMSREYEAVVNGVLTAGGTIDLPIGRHPVNRKRQAVTHSGKEAITHYTVIRRFRAHTHVCVKLETGRTHQIRVHFAHLHYPLIGDKLYGGRLRIPAGCSEQLEQMLRRFGRQALHAKRLGLIHPDSGEPVSWETELPADMRKLLQALEQDV